The following nucleotide sequence is from Henckelia pumila isolate YLH828 unplaced genomic scaffold, ASM3356847v2 CTG_198:::fragment_1, whole genome shotgun sequence.
TATAAACATATGTACGAAGTCTTTAGCATCATATCAATGCATTTCTTACATCAAACATTAAATTGAAAAGTCGTTAAACTAACAATATTCAACCAAACATCATAAGTGTTTCAAGTCTAAACTTCTCTTAACAGGTTTGATGTATTCTACAGCACAACTTcaactaaaacccgagtcctcacgtgctaaactCTTTCCTGATCTGTCAATGACGTCTCTGACTAGatcctgccccctctgttgccatgcacacatacaaaacaaagcaacagccggataaactcaagtgagaaatcattctaagtataatcgacatataaagcgttaaataaatcatatcgactctaattATAATCGACTCGATggtagagtaaataacgcatatatcgatcaagaattgattcatttaaattcgttgccatcaagattcgtaaacgatcatgacatggatatccatctatcgtaggcattcttgactcgaaaataaggtcgcctcagaccttggcaatAGAATCAATTCCATACATATCATATCAACAACATATCAAagtcaaagatccactacctgagatggatcgacaacatcaaataaaaatcaaagcgataaacaagtatgtgattttggcgggacaactcaagaagcttcattcttgagtttaAAATCCCtgacttcgcgatgtcgtcttatacctttgtattttcttggttttgaacgcttcaaatctaaaacataacatcaaaacattcatatcaaacttcattcaactctatcatttcaaaatcgattcaaaatcatcaatatatcttcaatcaaacTAACTTCAACCTCGACTTattcttcttcggttcaaattcaagttcttgagtcgttagccttcaaactagtctgaaattgaagaataaaaataatacaacgTCAAAAACATCTCAAAGAACGTCTCAgctcagtcataggctatcaaaacggtctcaaaacatgaatcgatagtgtagcgattgaaaatcggtaaccgacaaaatatcaaaatcaatatcaatctcgaatcaattcatatcattaACAAACCATAAAACTCAGCATAACCAGCATATCAAAAGCTATTTAGTTCGAAACACATGTtagaaatcatatcaactcaaaacaATAATTGTTCGTCGAGTCGGTGTCGATACGATATAACAaataatctcaagaacataaACATATACTCAAATTCTGATCTCTACCATATCTCAATCTTCAAATCATGCCGAAATAAGTAGAAACTTACAATAGATCAAAGCCctcattgcaaggattccagaactattttcggaatcgaaatcggacgatcagatcaaaagttacggggttttgaaaatcggAAAATCAATAGACATAGGAAGGTTTCGGCTTCTCTGCTTCAAAATTTCTGAAAACATATATGGAAgacacgtatacatgctgacaactcaaataataatctgataacttcaaGCCAAATTACattttagcccctcaattcttcagtATTTGAAATtgggtcctcggcccttattttaattcaatttcaatcctataatttaagaatattagaatttaaatcaaaactctaaatattctcaaattaaatatactcggattaaaattaaataaattcggattaaatcaaataatctcgggccttacattttgAGACTTGCATATATCAAGTTTAGCACTTCCGGGTTTGTGTTTACCGTGTTTAAACTTTATTTAGATTGTTTGTTGTAACAATATGTCGAGATTTCAAGTTTTGCCGAGTATTGAGTGGAAgagaaaaagttgaaaaaaaattCTGCCCATTTGAGTGCACCTGCGCTGAGAGGCAATGCACCCGCGCCCTGGGAACGAAATTTTTTCAGCCCAGTTGGGCGCGGGGGCGCAGATGGAGGGCGCACCCGCGTgtccattaaaaaaaattcccgGATTCAGTTTGTGTTGTTGTTTATTGTGTGTCGCACCCAAGGTCCCATAGTATATACTCTTTTCTTTTAAGAAAATGACGTAAAAAGTCAACAGAAATTAGACTTGGATGAAGAACGGCGAACGAAGAATGACTAAAACgaagaatgcataacaaaagaGATACGACTTACTTGGATCAAATGAACCGTGTTCTGATTActaaatgatatgaatcttaatATAGCATGAAAATCAAACAATATTATTGATGAAATCATGCCCTCAATTCAGTAACAAAAAGATTCAAAGAAGTTGTCCCAATCTTTTGAAACTAGTAAGTTTGTGAAAATCCACCCCTAGTTTACGAGAACTAGTAAAAAAGATTCacgaaaaaaattgaaaaataagaGGACCTTCAAAGAAACTTGTCTTTGAAAATCCAAgtgataatcaatcgacaaacgccacaaaatATTAAACTTTGATACGTTTGATTCaagaacaaagcaaagctttgagcTAAAAATTCTACAgagaattttttaataaaatttcaataatatgAATTCTGAATTGAACAATGAATGTatatggtttttttttattgtttacaACTTTAAAAggcaaaatataataaaaaaaatatgcataaaGATAGTTTCATAAAGCTCTcaaactctcaaaaataggaaaaatatcaataaaatagaaaaatctTTGTGACACACACCACACGCCGCACTGTGTGTATGCACAAACCCTGGATAAGGGACTGGACAAAGCTCTGGGTGGCTACGACGATCTTGGCCACGATTACGTCAATTGGGGCACGGACCTCGTGCTAGGTCTGTGCCATGCATGGATGAGGCACAAAAGAGGCATGGGGTCTGGACCAGGTCCGAGACTGTCCTTGACTTGGTCCGGGTCTGGTCCAAGCATGTCTCAACTCCTTGATCTTCTTGCACTCGAATCATGTTAAAATTCCCTCCAAATTTGTCGCAGTGCTCTCCAAATCCTTCTAGTCTTGATGACATTTTTATAATTCATTGCGAATCCTTGAAACACTTCTTTAAACTTCTCACTCCATCCCCTTCGTTGTTGGACCTTGCGAAAACTCTAGCGGATCTCATTTCTTCTTAGCTTGATTGCTTCGAGAGCTATCCATGATTTCATCACCTACAAACCAATTCGATAGCAGATTATGAAtgtgtaaaaaatttaaattgatgAGAAGTGTTTACAAAGTGATGGTGTAAACAGCATAATTGCAATAATGTTTGCTTTCATTCTGCTAGAACTTTAATTTATACAATCTTTTTCAGCTAAAATCCCTAACAATGTAGCTTCTCCTAGTGTTTTCGATGAAAAATCGAGAACATTAAAACCGATCTTGAGCACTGATGATTGGATTCTTGAATAATCTAATGTAGTAGAAACTGGAAGTACATCACATTGTTATGCGGTTTGTATATGGAACCGAATGAATATTACATGATGATTTCATGAACATATTCTTTTTTTAGAAGACCCAAACCCTTCATTATAACACATTCAACAACTCTAATGATACAATATCCTAAAACCATGAAGGTAAGGGGTGGACGGCCATATCATGTAGAGGAGAGAGGGATGAGAGttttcttggtttttttttttttttttttttaaaaaaaacaccgccgggagcggggggttaggcagacccctacctgtatataaacataaaaaagcgatacaaataaaacctaacgaaggagggggactaggccaagacctccccaaaaggctatacaaaggtaataagaacatcagaacagctagggtatcgaaaatatacaaccaaagcatccctaggaaataagtataaacaaataacatcaaagatAGCTAACTAAATCAACGTCAGCAGTTATCCTGAGCagcaaaagctagaagagagCCACAGCTCGGCCCAGCAAAATCAAAAACGGACACTGAGGCGCGAAGAGTGGCTGGTATCAGCCTGTGCAGTAAAACCTAGAAGAGATCCACAACTCCAGGCCAGCAAAATCAAATCCGACACTAAAGCGCGAAAAGAGGCTGGCACCATCCAGAGCTGAACAACAGATCAaagctatgcaagaaatatGTCCAAAAGTCATGATCAGCTGGGAAGTCACTATACATAGGCCGCGAGGAAAAAGAGGAGCGACCGCAAACCAGCAGACCCAGAGCAAAAAAGCAGGAGAATGGCGAAGGAAACTCAAGCCATAACCTAACTCCCAAGAAGACTGGAAATCCAAAAAGCGAGCGGCACGAGAGACCGCCCACAAAACATCCAAACAACAGCAAGAACCAGGCAAGGGGAAGCACAGAGAACGCCTGATGATCCATCACCCTGAAGAAAGCAAAGCAAGCGACAGGGGAACAGACTAACTCCAAAAACTCCGAAAAAAGGCCGGAGAGCTGTAcctgcaaagaaaaataaatagctacatatatctaaatctaggatgacctagaccaaaaaggagagcaaacaaagaaaaagaaagcccAAGAGAAATGGCTATAAGCGAGCGTGAGGCTCTAAGAAAACCTAGATCTAAGGTAAGGAAGCCCGGAAGAGTCAGAACGGGCCAACGCAGCGATGGGAGTGGTTAAAGAAACACCAATCTCCAACAAACACTGCCTATGATCATGAGCCTGCCGCGCCAATGCATCCGCAACCGAATTCCCTTCCCGATAGATATGCGAGAAATGAACCGGCCTATTCCGCACCAAAACACGCGTCCTCGAAACAATATGGTCCAAATCCCAACGGCACCTCCGAGATCTAAGAATCTGAATAGCAATCTGGGAATCAGTTTCAATCCAAAGGGGAAAAAGGCTAAGGTCAGAACAGAGAAGAATACCCCTCCAAATCGCCCAGAGTTCTGCACGGACATTGGACCCCAAACCAATGAACGTGTAAAAAACGCCAAGACCCTACCAGAAGAATCCCGgacaacccccccccccccccacacagACGACTCACCCGGGTTACCTCTCGAGCTCCCATCCACATTGAGCTTGAAGGACCCAGGTGGAGGCCTCAACCAACGGACGATCGCAGTCTTGTGAATCCGTTGGAGGCCGACCGAAATGACCATCTTCCTCGCAGCCTGCAAAGCCCCCAGCCAAAGACGGGGCTTGATAACAGTTGCAGAATGAGcaagtatcaaataagacaaaaTTTGGAACTTAACCTTCTCCGCAGAGTAGGGTAAGTGACGGTGCTTAGTATCATTGTGTGCAGTCCAGAGGAACCAAAGCACGACAAAAGGAATGAATTCCCTCACATTACCCCCCGGAGACCACTCGCGACCCCTTTTCCAAGCACTGAGAAACAAACTGAAGTTCTCAGTGGCAGGGATGCGAACTCTAAAGATAGCCCCAAAGAAATGCCACACAGAGCGGGCGATGGGACCGTCGATGAAAATGTGAGTAAATGTCTCCGACATCTCACAGCACTGGCACTTGGACACAAAGGAGAAACCCCGCTGCTGGAGCACCTCATCCACAGGCAACCACCGATGCCAAAACCTCCACAGAAAGAAGGACATGGTGGGCCTCATCCAGCGACCCCAACAGGGAGTAAAGATATCCGAGACCGAGCCTCTCGGTCTGACCTGCTCCCAAGCAGATCTCACAGAAAAGGCACCATCGGTGCTGTGGATCCAGATAGTCGCATCCGGTTCATCCACCAAAATAGGAATCTGAACGATCTCCTCCGCCACCGAGGTAGCAACGACAGCGCAAAGGAGATCAAAATCCTAGTCTCCCTCCAAAAGGAAGctgaaaacacgcacacaccgaTCCCCTCTGACATTACACCTGCTCGACAAAGGGGCATCACCCAACCAAGTATCATCCCAAAAAGAGACATCCCCAAGACCAATCCTCCACCGGATACCAGGCTCCGCACGAGGTCTAATCTGGAGCAAGCGCCTCCAAGTGGGGGAAATGGCTCCACGAGAAGGAGCACAAATAGGGCTGACATTCCGGCAATACTTCCTCGAAATAAATCTCGCCCAGAGAGAGGAACCCTGCCGGAATCTGAACCACAGCTTCATGGAAAAGCTATCAACAATGTCCTTGAGCCTGCGAAAACCCAGGCCTCCTTCTTTCACAGGGAGACAGGCGCGAGACCAGCGGGCCCAGTGCCACTTCTTTTCTAAGGGTCTGGAGCCCCAAAGAAAAGCATTGAAAATACGCTCCAATTTCTCCAAAACAGCCAAAGGAGGCTGGATCACCTGACAGAGATAGATCGGGATCGAAAGGAGCACACTGCGGATCAGCGTCATCCTACTCCCAGGAGCAAGGGAACGGGACTCCCAGCCCTCCAGCTTTTTCCGGACCGACTGCAGAAGAGGCTCAAAGAGAGAGCACTTGCGGTTCCCACGGAAAAGCGGAGCTCCAAGGTATTTCAAGGGCAGCTGCCCCTCCGCAAATCCAGTGATTTGCAGCAAATGGGAGCGGCGACGAGCGGTCCAGCCCGGAGGAAAGATCATAGCACTCTTGGCCACATTAACGAGCTGGCCCGAGCAATTTTCATAGTGAGCCAGAAAATCTTTGAGACGCTGAAGACCACGGGATCCCCCATTGGCAAAAATAATGACATCGTCAGCATAGGCCAAATGGGAAATCGGCAAATCACACCCAGACCGATACCTCAAATCAGCATGCTGGAGGAACAACCGGTCCAAGCCACGGGACAGATACTCCGCTCCAAGAATAAAGAGGAGGGGAGATAAAGGGTCACCCTGTCTCAGGCCTCTCGAGGAAGCAAAGAAACCAGCAGGGGTACCATTGACATTAACCTAGAACTTGCAAAAAGAAATGCAAGCCCTCACCATTCTCACAACCTGGTCCGAAAAACCAAACCTTCGGAGGACATCCAGAAGAAAAGACCATTGGACTCTATCATAGGCATTAGCCATGTCCAATTTCAGAATGACATTACCACCACGGGCAGGGAGATTAAGACTGTGAGTGAGCTCATGCGCGAGAAGGATATTGTCAGCAATCATCCGCCCCGGCACAAAGCCACTCTGACTCTGAGAAACGAGTCTCCCCACCACCGACCGCAGACGAGAGTATAAAAGCTTCGAGATAATCTTGTTGGAAACATTACACAAGCTGATGGGACGGAAGTCCGTCCAAGCTTGCGCACCCTCGACTTTGGGGATCAAAGTGATCGTGGTGACAGTGAAGCCCTGGGGCATAAGAGAGCCCCGAAAGAAATCAAGGACAGCGTCCATGACATCATGCTGCACAAAATCCCAGCAGCTCTGAAAGAAAACCGAAGAAAACCCATCAGGGCCCGCCACACTATCCCGAGGGATGGAAAAGACGACAGCACGTACCTCCTCCAAGGAAGGTGCGGCAGCAAAGCTATGGTTCTCCTCCTCCGAAATCTCCGAGGAGAAGCCAGAAAAATCCGGAAGATCCAGGACAAAAGGATCTCCAGTGAGGAGGCGCTCGAAATAGGCAGCCCCAGACTGCTTGATGAGACCAGGAGAGGTGAGGCAATTACCATCCTCCCAAATACGAAAGATCTTATTAAGAGTTTTCTTGGTTCTTGGAGAAGTGTGTTATGACAAAAGTTAAAGCATGCATAATATATTGTGCATATTGTCTTGTAACTCCTCATATCCTCTCTCACATGTATTGTATGTATTTTAGGtcaaacatatacatacatgACCCATGAACATAACATTTGATTAATTATCAAGCTCAAACTCATTTAAGcccaatcaattaattaaatcttaCTTGAATTCATTCAAGCCCACgagtaaaataattattcaacactattttTATTTGACTCTACAAAACCCAATaatgtttaattaatccaacatttgaattaatttaataatttgaaCTCTACAAGGTCCACtggtatttaattaattcaactcttgaattaatttagttaagttaataataatagttttgaaaattaccatttttaaaaactaattatttatttaagtcaacttttaatcttggaatatttttataaattaaaaagtgCATTCTCctttagaagtcatacttctaatttatctCGCCTATAAACTTCTTTATAAGTCGTTCAactcattgaactaatttttattctCAATGGGATCTAGAAAGTCAGTACTTGTgagaccctcaatggttcaatgatacAACTTAGCAGTgagttcacatctccatgtgattcgagaTCATCGAGTCTCTATATGAGCTTACCCTTTATAGCttcattcttatttatcaactccttgataataagaatgtCAGAACTCAAGTCTAATAGTACCCAACCAATCATGTTAAACTTCTAGCAACATCTTTTatatgactccctaggtatcaaatgatagtgtttACAAGAACTATTTAATTATGGTTAGCGCACAATATGGTCcattcaactcatatatcccaacctattcgacaaccattggtttatcgcaGGGACGGATCATAGAAGAGGGTGTAGCCCgcccaaaaaatatatattgagtTTCTATATAGATTTTATATAGCACACAAAAATTTCATTCCAAAAGCCTACTTCTTTAGTGTAgtgcctaaaatccaatctattaaatcgcatgtattaataaatattatgattattatttttaattttaattgatttaaattctttatttgaattatgtgttaataaaatattaattatttatttaaataattttattgttcaACTTAtatgttttaatgattttaaaggtttaagcttgcttaTTTAAGTGATTTTAGTTGTACATCTTacttatttaaaataacttaaaattccttattatttatttatttaaatgattttaaatgtcaagcttatttatttaatatttttgattgtCCAATTTGTTATAAAGATTTTTAATCCCGCTTGTgtattatttaaatgacttttagaTATtcagttattttatttaaattattttaattgctctgttaattatttaaatattttatttatcatggTGACATCAAAacgtttaattattgatttaaatGGAATTCTTGAGTTCATGAGTTCAGTGGTTCCGAGCCCGACATGAGGAGACGGTGGATTTTGTGTGGTATCTTATATTTCGCaagatttgagattttttaGGAATGGAGGAAAATAGATAAAAATTCGGATTAAGACTTTTCGGGTGACCATAATTGTTTTTATGACATTCTTGAgtttattttagaatttttcaaatttagcATTTTAGAACCCGAGCAAGtgaaattaaattatttctTTCAATTCTTGACTTTTCAAACATAgagattttaagataataaGTGTGAGTAGTGTTAGAGTTGTAAAACAACTATTAGCACTTTTATAAGTTATAAAAGTAGCACTTTTAAGgctttcacacacacacacacacacacaaaatttaAAACTCTACATTTTCATTTCCTAAATctattaccaaaaaaaaaaaatagaaatccTAGACCCCATTTTCCCTCCAAGCCTCCACCCCCTCCCCTCTCAACTCCTAAACCCATCGGCCACTCTCCTTCTCCACCCTAGTGCCACCACCGCCGCCTTATCACCCCCTCACCGACCAGAGCTTGAGATTAGGAAGGAAAGGAAGCTACTCTCACGTTTTTTTTCCAGCTTTTCCAGCCCTTTCCTTGGGTGTTTTTGGAGTTGAGGCAAGTATAATATAATCCTTTGGCCACCAAGCAAAGATATTATGTGCATGCTTTGTTTTCCTACATGtattttgagttttaatgattaatgactagggttttgaattttttttaaacaaaaataagtaGGTTTCATGACTATACTTCGAAATTCATGCGTGTTTTTGGTGTTAAAATGAGTTATGTTATGGGTGTTGGATGCATCTTGATGTTTCTTGagcatttcaaaattttcagccACTAATCATGAGTTGTTTGAGCTCATTTCTGAAATTTGGATTGAATGATGCTTAAGGGCTGCCTAGGCTAGTTAAATTGGAGTCTAAATGGTGTATTGGATGAGGTATGAAAAGGTTAGAAGGGCTGAAAATGATGGTTTAGGCGTTTGGAAGTGAGGTCGTGTGTAGGGGTGTCCCGGTTGGGGAAGTTTGGCTAAGAATTTGACTTTGAGCTAACTTCGAGTGTGGGGGCTTGGCTCGAGGTTCCATTATGGTCTAAGGAGTGTTAATATGGTTTTTTGTGGTCTGGAATTTGGGAAATTTATTTGGAAAGTGTTCGTATGTGGCTAAGTTTAGAAGTGGACTTGTGTAGAATTTTTGGTTGCATCGTAGCTATTGAGAATTAGGGGTCCAAGTTAGGCTTAGGCAGGATATTCGGCTAAAGGATTGATTTTATTTTGTAGCCAAGGATGTTGGGAGCAGGTCGGTTTGAGTGGAAGTCAATTTGGTTGTGATTTGGTCGGGTTTTAGATTGACAAACGAAGTGCCGCAAATGTCTGTTCGGTGGAATCCGCTGCAGGAAATTTGCTTGGGCATGAACTTTGGCCGTGCAAGAGAGGCAGGGGACTTTATGTTTGGTTAGTTTAGGAAGGTTAGATGACGTCGGTTCAAGCGGAAGCCAATTCAGATAATAAAAGGGCGAGTTATGGGTTTTTCGGCTTGAACGCTTGTGGCGAGTATTGGTTGAAGGAAAAGGAGAATTTGTAGTCGATTGACTTAGCCAAGGAGCAGCCACTTAATCATCATTTTTCCTTGAATGTTTTCATCCTCTAAAATTGTGTATTTGAGTGTGTTTCTTCAATCATTTGAGTTGAGTAAAGTTTTAAGCGAGTAGAGTACAAGACTTTTGCGTTTTCGAGTCAAGTGAAAGTTTGGGATGAAGTTGAACAAAGTAAAAGTTTGAGGTTGAGTTAAAGTAAAAGTTTTGAATGAGAAAATTTGATTGTGACAATAGGAATGCAATGTCGGTCGGGGGCTGCCTCGGCTCACTTGCCAAATCAGACGTGCAATGTTTGGTCGGGGGACACCTCAGCTCACTTTCCAAATCAGACGTGCAATGTTCGGTCGGGGGACACCTCAGCTCACTTGCCAAATCATAGGTGCAATGCTCGGTCGGAAAGCACCTCGGCTCACTTGCCAAAATAGACGTGTAGTGTAGGGCCGGGAGGTATCTTGGTTCTCCTACCAATTTAAAGGGGCAATGTGGGGTCGGAAGAAATCTCGGCTTCCTTGCCGACATAGTACTATAGCCATTATCGATCAAACAAAATagggtcacaatcgaggatctaaattcacagaGAAAAGTTTAAAGTTGAAGTTTATGAAAGTTTATGCTTAAATACATGagtaaagttaaagtttcaagtttgagtttcagttaaagttTCAAGTGTGATTTTTGATTAAAGTTTCAAGTGTGAGTTTCAGTTAAAACTTAAAGCatgagtttcagttaaagtttcaagtttttagTTCAAGTTCAGTTTCAGTCATGCATGCGATCTTTTATAAGTTAAGCTTATTTCTGTTTGAGTTGGTTGTTTAAATAAAAGTTTCAAAGTATTTTGAGTACAATTATTTTAAAGGGCGTGTGCATGTATATGTATCTCTCGTTATTATATGTTTTATACGTGTtgagcctttaggctcactactttgcttggtgcaggttagacTTTCGATGTGAACGAGGGGCATGACTCTTGAGTGGAATGCGATGTGGGCTTGGCACAttcctccgacctatgctagtcttgCTGAtagttttgtttgtgttgtATATTTTAGCATCAttctgttgttgttttgcatgcatttgtgtgttttaatttagtattttgttcgtatttcatttATCATGTCTTCATTACATATTTCCCGGTTTATGTTGTAGGAAGTGGCAATTTGAAGAACATTTGGACGGAACTTTCATGGCTCGATCCGTCAaagtctaccgatcgagcgatggagTGGAATCAAagaagatttgaggacaaaattttggccgctcgatctgccAACTTCAACTGATCGAGCGACCGTAAGAATAAAAATGGACAAATCGAGACGGGCTGTTCgggaaagaatttttatttttgggaacTCTTTTATTTAGGACTCTAGCCTTTTATTAAGTCTTTATTccgttttgttatttttattatcagaCTTGGAACGCTTAGAACACCAAGTAttccttggcggctaggtttttatTCATCATTTCTTAAgattttttctcttcttttgatttttatttcgtttttcatgaatcgttgtggctagtttctagaacttggttgaggaagacgagcctttgattttgtttgttcgtgagattcaaattttcagtgtttaattaatattgagtatcaaaagttgttctgaattatttcatgcttgtatgtgagatttttggattgatcaaCCTAGGATTTcactatacaatctactgcaaaattagaattcaaattcgtaattgtttcaatcaactaatttgcgaagcaactacgattgatattttccgcttgtgaatttattaaattgtagggacaacaattgactagatttaatacatccgcttgtgtatgtgttgtctagattcgtcagtttcactagtttgcatgctatcgtggatttaaatctaatcgcttgtattgggttaattcattggtaagggttaatttagaacgcttgtgtctagttaactaagattaaggtgaaacaggaatttaattttcaatgaagaatattcgatagaattaattatttttagagaatcgataatcgaatgaatgatttcaagggtgtagtcgaccgataccaaggcttgtttctcattaatttcttcattttaatttaatcttgcatgatagttaatagagttttatttttaattgctgTTAATTTTTGATAGATAATTTCCAAAACTCAACCCcccttttattttgttttagaaCACACTGAATTTCACTTTTcttgtgggaacgatccctactctcaccactgcatattttgtttatctgatttgagttgggtaatttgggcgtgacacgaattagcgctaccaaattttggcgtcgttgccggggaaaggtgtttaatttattgtgttctttttattttgtttaatctcactctcttttattttctttgtttctagtttttCTCTgtcgttcatgctttcaggtgacccttctgaagaagaatttccttacgacccggagattgaaagaactttgcacATGCGAAGGAGAGAAGCTCGTAGGAGACAGGAAGAGGAttactcactatagttgcaccaaagccATGGGATATAAAATActtgacgccacctcgattgggtgagttgatGATTAGTTTGAGAATTTTATTccctgggatcccaagaaccaatattcgattgatatcagacttgatagccttCTTTTGAAACATgaattgcattcatgtttattatattgcatgttttgttatttatactggaattttattctcaccggagttatccaacTATTGCTGTATTttttatgtgtgcatgacaataggtgggacaggagctggtcagacttGACGTGGATAGCTCGGGATAGAGTCTTAGTATGCGAGGACTTGGGTTTAAGAAACAGGACATGTATTATGACTTGTGAAACATGTTAGCACAAGAACAAGaacaaga
It contains:
- the LOC140870702 gene encoding uncharacterized protein; translation: MRTKKTLNKIFRIWEDGNCLTSPGLIKQSGAAYFERLLTGDPFVLDLPDFSGFSSEISEEENHSFAAAPSLEEVRAVVFSIPRDSVAGPDGFSSVFFQSCWDFVQHDVMDAVLDFFRGSLMPQGFTVTTITLIPKVEGAQAWTDFRPISLCNVSNKIISKLLYSRLRSVVGRLVSQSQSGFVPGRMIADNILLAHELTHSLNLPARGGNVILKLDMANAYDRVQWSFLLDVLRRFGFSDQVNVNGTPAGFFASSRGLRQGDPLSPLLFILGAEYLSRGLDRLFLQHADLRYRSGCDLPISHLAYADDVIIFANGGSRGLQRLKDFLAHYENCSGQLVNVAKSAMIFPPGWTARRRSHLLQITGFAEGQLPLKYLGAPLFRGNRKCSLFEPLLQSVRKKLEGWESRSLAPGSRMTLIRSVLLSIPIYLCQVIQPPLAVLEKLERIFNAFLWGSRPLEKKWHWARWSRACLPVKEGGLGFRRLKDIVDSFSMKLWFRFRQGSSLWARFISRKYCRNVSPICAPSRGAISPTWRRLLQIRPRAEPGIRWRIGLGDVSFWDDTWLGDAPLSSRCNDFDLLCAVVATSVAEEIVQIPILVDEPDATIWIHSTDGAFSVRSAWEQVRPRGSVSDIFTPCWGRWMRPTMSFFLWRFWHRWLPVDEVLQQRGFSFVSKCQCCEMSETFTHIFIDGPIARSVWHFFGAIFRVRIPATENFSLFLSAWKRGREWSPGGNVREFIPFVVLWFLWTAHNDTKHRHLPYSAEKVKFQILSYLILAHSATVIKPRLWLGALQAARKMVISVGLQRIHKTAIVRWLRPPPGSFKLNVDGSSRELWAIWRGILLCSDLSLFPLWIETDSQIAIQILRSRRCRWDLDHIVSRTRVLVRNRPVHFSHIYREGNSVADALARQAHDHRQCLLEIGVQLSGLFSEFLELVCSPVACFAFFRVMDHQAFSVLPLAWFLLLFGCFVGGLSCRSLFGFPVFLGVRLWLEFPSPFSCFFALGLLVCGRSSFSSRPMYSDFPADHDFWTYFLHSFDLLFSSGWCQPLFAL